A part of Aegilops tauschii subsp. strangulata cultivar AL8/78 chromosome 2, Aet v6.0, whole genome shotgun sequence genomic DNA contains:
- the LOC109753277 gene encoding FT-interacting protein 3, whose translation MMNNLKLGVEVVSAHDLLPKEQGTANAFVEVEFDGQKFRTAIKDSDINPVWNEQFFFNISDPSRLQEKELEAYVYHANRASNNKTCLGKVRISGTSFVSQADAAPLHYPLEKRTILSRARGELGLRVFLTNDPSVRVSAPGQDFDFASTPTTAQEQAVANAIPNPFQDTRINQVRQFQHLPREQQQRPPPMAGQQYYAQGQGSYGEQQQRSYSAAGMKTEAPQVARMYSAGPQQPVDFQLKETSPTLGGGRIIHGRVMPGEKAGAYDLVEKMQILFVRVVKARELPHMDLTGSLDPYVEVHLGNYKMKTKFFEKNQRPEWDEVFAFPKEVVQSSTLEVVVKDKDILRDDYVGRVMLDLNEVPVRVPPDSPLAPEWYRLMGKDGMRDRGELMLAVWYGTQADECFPSAIHAGTTPIDSHLHNYIRGKVYPTPRMWYVRVNVIEAQDIFTMEHHHIPDVFVKVRLGHQLLKTRQVRSPTKNFMWNEEMMFVAAEPFEDDLIIQIENRVAQNKDEVIGETMIPLARIQKRADHKAVVRPLWFDLRRPGLIDVNQLKEDKFYAKVNLRICLEGGYHVLDESTQYCSDLRPTMKQLWKPPIGLLEVGILSANGLNPTKTRQERGSCDPYCVAKYGHKWVRTRTIVDNLNPRFNEQYTWDVFDHGTVLTIGLFDNCHIGGDNNNHSHSHNQSHSHSSSSPSHMDKPIGKVRIRISTLETRRVYTHTYPLLVLHPSGVKKMGEIHLAIRFSVTSLLNVFLTYSRPLLPKMHYAQPLSIVQQEMLRHQAVQLVAQRLGRMEPPVRREVVEFMSDARSHLWSMRRSKANFFRLMQVFSGFIAAGKWFGDVCQWKNPVTTVLVHVLFIMLVFYPDLILPTIFLYMFLIGLWNYRFRPRVPPHMNTRISYADVAHPDELDEEFDTFPTSKSADLIRMRYDRLRHVAGRIQTVVGDIATQGERLQSLLSWRDPRATAMFLLFCLFTAIILYITPFQVIALCLGFFWMRHPRFRHKVPAAPVNFFRRLPAKTDSLL comes from the coding sequence ATGATGAACAATCTAAAgcttggcgttgaggttgtcagTGCTCATGACCTCCTCCCTAAGGAGCAGGGCACAGCCAATGCCTTTGTAGAGGTTGAATTTGATGGCCAGAAGTTTCGCACGGCCATCAAAGACAGCGACATCAACCCTGTCTGGAACGAGCAGTTCTTCTTCAACATATCAGATCCATCTCGCCTCCAAGAGAAAGAGCTCGAGGCGTATGTGTACCATGCAAACCGCGCCAGCAACAACAAGACTTGCCTCGGCAAGGTTCGCATCTCCGGCACATCCTTTGTCAGCCAAGCTGATGCTGCGCCCCTGCATTATCCCCTGGAGAAGCGCACCATCTTATCACGTGCACGTGGTGAGCTTGGCCTCAGAGTTTTCCTTACAAATGATCCGTCTGTGAGGGTGTCTGCTCCAGGTCAGGATTTTGATTTCGCAAGCACGCCCACCACTGCCCAAGAGCAGGCTGTCGCCAATGCTATCCCAAATCCTTTCCAAGACACCAGGATAAATCAAGTCAGACAATTCCAACACTTGCCACGGGAACAGCAGCAGCGTCCACCACCCATGGCCGGACAGCAATACTACGCACAAGGTCAGGGTTCATATGGAGAGCAGCAACAGAGAAGCTACTCTGCTGCAGGGATGAAAACTGAAGCCCCTCAGGTAGCAAGGATGTATTCCGCAGGTCCACAGCAGCCTGTAGACTTTCAGCTCAAGGAGACAAGCCCAACGCTTGGTGGTGGACGTATTATTCACGGCCGGGTGATGCCTGGTGAGAAGGCTGGGGCATATGACCTTGTCGAGAAGATGCAAATCCTCTTTGTGCGTGTCGTCAAGGCCCGTGAACTGCCCCACATGGACCTCACTGGGAGTCTTGACCCTTATGTTGAGGTGCACCTTGGCAACTACAAAATGAAAACAAAGTTCTTTGAGAAGAACCAGAGGCCTGAGTGGGATGAGGTGTTTGCCTTCCCTAAAGAAGTAGTGCAGTCATCGACACTTGAAgttgttgtcaaggacaaggaCATCCTTCGGGATGACTATGTCGGTCGGGTGATGCTTGACCTGAATGAGGTACCTGTAAGGGTCCCTCCTGACAGCCCATTGGCGCCAGAGTGGTATCGCCTTATGGGCAAGGATGGGATGAGGGACAGAGGGGAGTTGATGCTTGCAGTCTGGTACGGAACCCAAGCAGATGAATGCTTCCCAAGTGCCATTCATGCAGGAACAACACCAATAGATTCCCATCTTCACAACTATATCCGTGGAAAGGTCTACCCTACACCGAGAATGTGGTACGTCAGGGTCAATGTAATTGAGGCACAGGATATATTCACAATGGAACACCACCACATACCTGATGTGTTTGTAAAGGTGAGGCTGGGTCACCAACTACTGAAGACAAGGCAAGTTCGCTCACCAACCAAGAACTTCATGTGGAATGAAGAAATGATGTTTGTCGCAGCAGAGCCTTTTGAGGATGACTTGATCATACAAATAGAAAATCGTGTTGCACAGAACAAAGATGAGGTGATTGGTGAAACTATGATACCTCTCGCAAGGATTCAAAAGAGGGCTGACCACAAGGCAGTAGTACGTCCATTGTGGTTCGATCTCAGAAGGCCAGGACTGATTGATGTGAACCAGCTAAAGGAAGACAAATTCTACGCAAAGGTGAACCTTCGTATTTGCCTTGAAGGTGGTTATCATGTGCTTGATGAGTCAACACAGTATTGTAGCGATCTCCGGCCAACAATGAAGCAGTTGTGGAAGCCACCAATTGGGTTGCTTGAAGTTGGGATTCTAAGTGCAAATGGCCTCAACCCAACAAAGACCAGGCAAGAAAGGGGGTCATGTGATCCATATTGTGTTGCCAAGTATGGTCATAAATGGGTGCGGACACGCACAATTGTTGACAACTTGAACCCTCGGTTCAATGAGCAGTATACATGGGATGTCTTTGACCATGGAACAGTACTCACCATTGGTCTATTTGACAACTGCCACATAGGGGGAGACAACAACAATCACAGCCACAGCCACAACCAGAGTCATAGCCACAGCAGCAGTTCCCCCAGTCATATGGATAAACCCATTGGGAAAGTCCGAATCAGGATCTCAACCCTTGAGACTAGGCGGGTGTACACGCACACATATCCACTGCTTGTCCTCCACCCATCAGGTGTTAAAAAGATGGGTGAAATCCACCTTGCTATCAGGTTCTCAGTCACATCCCTGCTCAATGTGTTCCTTACATACTCACGTCCTCTCTTGCCCAAGATGCACTACGCCCAGCCACTATCAATAGTCCAGCAGGAAATGCTACGCCACCAGGCTGTGCAGCTTGTTGCACAGCGCCTGGGGCGCATGGAACCACCAGTTCGCAGGGAAGTTGTTGAGTTCATGTCAGACGCACGCTCTCACCTGTGGAGCATGCGACGAAGCAAAGCAAACTTCTTCCGTCTGATGCAAGTCTTCTCTGGATTCATTGCTGCAGGGAAGTGGTTTGGTGACGTTTGCCAGTGGAAAAACCCAGTCACCACAGTCTTGGTCCATGTACTCTTCATCATGCTCGTCTTCTATCCAGACCTTATCCTTCCGACGATCTTCCTCTACATGTTCTTGATTGGGTTGTGGAATTATCGGTTCCGGCCACGTGTCCCACCACATATGAACACAAGGATATCTTATGCGGATGTTGCGCATCCAGACGAGCTTGATGAGGAATTTGACACGTTCCCAACCTCGAAGAGCGCTGACCTGATTAGGATGAGGTATGACAGGCTACGACACGTTGCAGGCAGGATACAGACAGTTGTTGGCGACATCGCAACTCAGGGTGAGAGATTGCAGTCACTGCTGAGCTGGAGGGACCCAAGAGCAACAGCTATGTTCTTATTATTTTGCCTGTTCACTGCAATTATACTGTATATTACACCATTTCAAGTGATTGCGCTCTGCCTTGGGTTCTTCTGGATGAGGCACCCACGGTTTCGCCACAAGGTGCCCGCAGCGCCAGTAAACTTCTTCAGGAGGCTACCTGCAAAGACAGACTCATTGCTGTAA